One segment of Allorhodopirellula heiligendammensis DNA contains the following:
- a CDS encoding bifunctional SulP family inorganic anion transporter/carbonic anhydrase, whose protein sequence is MLSKSNIYHDLVSGLVVFLVALPLCLGIALASGADLFSGLISGVVGGLVVAAISGSHTSVSGPAAGLTAIVAAQIATLGSFEAFLLAVVVAGIIQIAFGIARGGALSAFFPSSVIKGLLVAIGIILIMKQIPHVFGHDADPEGDMSFHQPNNENTFSELLTLVAGNIHLGAMVIGLLSVALLLTWDRIAVLKRSLVPAPLLVVILGVGMSLAFSGMSENWAIGTSHLVQIPVAKSLSEFVGFLRLPDFSQVINPAIYIAALTIAVVASLETLLNLEAVDKLDPEKRSSPPSRELIAQGCGNMVCGLIGGLPVTSVVVRGSVNVGAGAKTKMSAIFHGALILLSIAILPQVMNMIPLSALAAILLVTGFKLASPKLFKQMWDQGRYQFLPFIITVIAIVMTDLLVGIMIGLAVSVLFILNSNLRRPIRTILETHLDGDLTHIELANQVSFLNRAAIDRVLNEAKPGSQLLIDATESDYIDPDVLSLIRDFKDDVAPARDIAVSLKGFRPRYQLQDQIHFADYSSRELQGRMTADQVCDILRAGNRRFVDGTRLNRDLGRQVGATAEGQNPLAAVLSCIDSRVPAELVFDLGVGDIFSARVAGNVVGTKSLGSLEYAIGVAGVKLLVVLGHTRCGAVTSSVKLVSGGTDAMTATGCQHLQAIVDEIAPSMPSIGSQELNEMPADDFEAFVDSVAERNVQHTANQIVSRSDIIRSAVDEGRVKVIGAMYDVKSGSVKFLGDELRPLSTRDEWKDRDTLQSIG, encoded by the coding sequence ATGCTTTCAAAATCAAACATCTACCATGATCTCGTATCGGGTCTCGTCGTTTTCTTGGTCGCGCTCCCACTTTGTCTGGGCATCGCGCTCGCCTCGGGTGCCGATCTGTTTTCGGGGTTGATCTCGGGAGTGGTTGGCGGATTGGTCGTGGCCGCGATCAGCGGTTCCCACACCAGCGTCAGCGGGCCAGCGGCGGGGCTCACCGCGATTGTCGCCGCACAGATCGCAACGCTGGGCTCCTTCGAGGCCTTTCTATTGGCAGTTGTGGTCGCGGGTATCATCCAAATCGCGTTCGGCATCGCTCGTGGCGGTGCGCTATCAGCCTTCTTTCCTTCGAGTGTGATCAAGGGGCTGCTCGTGGCGATCGGAATCATCCTGATTATGAAACAGATTCCGCATGTTTTTGGTCACGATGCAGATCCAGAGGGTGACATGTCGTTTCATCAACCCAATAACGAAAATACGTTTTCAGAGTTGCTGACACTTGTCGCGGGCAACATTCACCTCGGGGCGATGGTCATTGGACTGCTCTCGGTGGCGCTCCTACTCACGTGGGATCGCATTGCCGTCCTGAAAAGGTCGCTTGTCCCCGCCCCTCTGCTCGTCGTGATACTCGGGGTCGGCATGAGCCTGGCTTTCAGCGGCATGTCTGAGAACTGGGCGATTGGCACCAGCCATTTGGTGCAGATTCCGGTGGCCAAGAGTCTGTCGGAGTTCGTCGGCTTCCTGCGACTTCCGGACTTCTCACAGGTGATCAATCCTGCGATCTACATCGCCGCGTTGACGATTGCGGTTGTTGCGTCGCTGGAAACGCTTTTGAACCTGGAGGCGGTCGATAAACTTGATCCAGAAAAGCGTAGCTCGCCGCCGAGTCGTGAACTGATTGCCCAGGGTTGCGGCAACATGGTCTGCGGTCTGATCGGCGGATTGCCCGTCACCTCGGTCGTCGTCCGCGGCAGTGTGAACGTTGGCGCGGGAGCTAAAACGAAGATGTCCGCCATTTTCCATGGGGCGCTGATTCTGCTAAGCATCGCGATCTTGCCTCAAGTGATGAATATGATTCCGTTGTCAGCCCTGGCAGCGATCTTGTTGGTTACCGGGTTCAAACTTGCCAGCCCTAAGCTGTTCAAACAGATGTGGGACCAAGGACGCTATCAGTTCCTGCCATTCATCATCACGGTGATCGCAATTGTGATGACTGACTTGTTGGTTGGGATCATGATCGGACTGGCAGTAAGCGTACTGTTCATTCTCAACAGCAACCTGCGTCGACCGATTCGTACGATTCTAGAGACACACTTAGATGGAGACCTGACCCACATCGAACTGGCGAATCAGGTTAGTTTCCTCAATCGGGCTGCGATTGATCGCGTTCTCAACGAAGCGAAGCCAGGTAGCCAACTTTTGATTGATGCAACCGAGTCAGACTACATCGATCCGGATGTCCTGAGTTTGATCCGTGACTTTAAGGATGATGTAGCACCGGCACGAGATATCGCCGTGAGCCTGAAAGGTTTCCGGCCTCGTTATCAATTGCAGGATCAGATTCATTTCGCAGACTATTCGAGTCGTGAGTTACAAGGTCGGATGACAGCGGATCAGGTTTGCGACATATTGCGTGCTGGCAATCGCCGTTTCGTGGACGGAACACGACTCAATCGTGATCTCGGCCGGCAGGTCGGCGCGACTGCCGAAGGCCAGAACCCGCTGGCGGCCGTGTTAAGTTGCATCGACTCACGCGTGCCAGCTGAGCTCGTGTTTGATCTCGGTGTTGGCGACATTTTCAGTGCGCGCGTCGCGGGCAACGTCGTTGGAACAAAATCTCTCGGTAGTCTCGAATACGCAATCGGCGTCGCCGGTGTGAAGCTGCTCGTTGTATTAGGCCATACCCGTTGCGGTGCGGTCACTTCGTCGGTCAAGCTGGTATCCGGTGGGACGGACGCGATGACAGCGACAGGCTGCCAGCATCTTCAAGCCATTGTCGATGAGATTGCGCCCAGCATGCCGTCGATCGGATCACAGGAACTCAACGAGATGCCTGCCGACGACTTTGAAGCGTTTGTAGATAGTGTCGCTGAAAGGAACGTTCAGCACACTGCGAATCAAATTGTTTCCCGCAGCGATATCATTCGCAGCGCTGTGGACGAAGGTCGTGTTAAGGTGATTGGCGCTATGTATGACGTCAAGTCGGGCAGTGTCAAATTCCTCGGAGATGAACTTCGTCCCCTCAGTACACGCGATGAATGGAAGGACCGGGACACTTTGCAATCGATCGGCTGA